The Oreochromis niloticus isolate F11D_XX linkage group LG2, O_niloticus_UMD_NMBU, whole genome shotgun sequence genome includes a region encoding these proteins:
- the abca1b gene encoding phospholipid-transporting ATPase ABCA1b isoform X2, whose protein sequence is MMPCQAAERAAADDHSGGAATAAAGMSVTTQLGLLLWKNFTYRRRQTLQLLAEIVWPLLIFFILISVRLNYPPYEQHECHFPNKAMPSAGTLPWLQGILCNANNPCFRHPTPGESPGIVGNFNDSIISRLFSDAKKILLYSQNDKNLEGFKELARALQVLQSSRSGFKLKHFLRDNETLSSFLLRNASFPEHSVQQITEAGINLEKVLLGGFGVHLRDMCPSKGGKQSLEEFVTISDLQVSAMVQEKICQTSPTWLNHAEEHFLDNVDFLKPIRRDVRADPEAVQQVARATDNLLDSLGSLAVELASMKSWIDLRNEIVFLTQNATSSPSTMYQAVSRIVCGHPEGGGLQIKSLNWYEDSNYKALFGNYNSSEDETASLYDNSSTPYCNSLVKNMDSNPMSRMIWQALKPLLLGKILYTPHTPATQKIIHEVNRTFQELGVFRELGGMWEEIRPKVWDFMENSEQMNVIRTLLKNNITARVFRAQLADTDWTVEDISNFLSKQADDQQPPGSTLTWRDVFNETDQAIMSISHFMECVNLDKLEPVSNEERMVNLSMKLLEDRKFWAGIVFLDVPSNATELPPKLNYKIRMDIDNVERTNKIKDAYWDPGPRADPFEDMRYIWGGFSYLQDVIEQGIIRAMTGTKEKTGVYIQQMPYPCYVDDIFLRVMSRSMPLFMTLAWMYSVAIILKSVVYEKEARLKETMRIMGLDNGILWFSWFISSLIPLLISAGLLVLLLKMGNLLPYSDPGVIFLFLGSFGVVTIMQCFLLSTAFARANLAAACGGIIYFTLYLPYVLCVAWEEYIGFGTKVFASLLSPVAFGFGCEYFALFEEQGVGIQWKNLVSSPLEEDDFSLRTAIIIMYFDSFLYGVLTWYLEAVFPGQYGIPRPWYFPFTKSYWFGEKDGKSTKLPLNRKGNPGAVCMEEEPTHLEPGVYIENLVKVYRHGKKLAVDGLTLGFYEGQITSFLGHNGAGKTTTMSILTGLFPPTSGTAYILGRDIRTELSAIRQSLGVCPQHNVLFSMLTVEEHIWFYARLKGLPEERVKGEIEQILQDTGLPHKRNCRTSTLSGGMQRKLSVALAFVGGSKVVILDEPTAGVDPYARRGIWDLLLKYRQGRTIILSTHHMDEADILGDRIAIISHGKLCCVGSSLYLKNQLGTGYYLTLVKKNQEPSLSSCRNSASTVSFTKKEEECGSVSSSDAGLGSEHESEAATIENGPAASICNIPFVPPDVSLVSALILRHVPDARLVEDLGHELTYVLPYSAAKDGAFVELFKDLDTKLSDLGISSYGVSDTTLEEIFLKVAEDNGVDTEVTSDGTFPVQRRRRTHAFGGGDPQSCLRPLTDDDNDDCNDSEDQECKETDWLNCTDGKGSYQVTGWTLRRQQFVALMWKRFLYARRSRKGFFAQIVLPAVFVCIALVFSLIVPPFGVYPSLELQPWMYQEQVTFISDDAPGDANMQKLLDALLNVPGFGTRCMDGYTIPEAPCTMGDEDWYTPEVPESVLELFSSRNWTMDDPSPACMCSCDGKKKMLPDCPAGAGGLPPPEMNLSDTDILQNLTGRNISDYLVKTYAQIIGKSLKNKVWVNEFRYGGFSLGARSTQVLPPANEIDDAIERVRKIFELQKGAAADRFLDTLSGFINGLDTKNNVKIWFNNKGWHSIGAFINVMNNAILRANLPQGRDASKYGISAFNHPLNLTKEQLSQVALVTTSVDVLVSICVIFAMSFVPASFVVFLIQERVSKAKHMHFISGVHPLLYWTANFIWDMCNYVVPATLVILIFICFQQKAYVSSTNLPTLALLLLLYGWSITPLMYPASFFFKIPSTAYVVLTSVNILIGINGSISTFVMELFGNNEIGGINDILKNVLLIFPHFCLGRGLIDMVKNQAMADALERFGENRFRSPLEWDMVGKNLLAMAVEGVVFFFITVLIQYRFCIKPKPVSKLTKLAPLGEEDEDVARERQRIVHGLGQGDILELRQLTKVFKRKEKPAVDRLCVGIPPGECFGLLGVNGAGKTTTFKMLTGDTIVTRGEAFLAGKSILREIDEVHRNMGYCPQFDAINELLTGREHLELYAILRGVPEKEVCDVAEWGIRKLSLVKYADKAAGSYSGGNMRKLSTSMALIGAPPVVFLDEPTTGMDPKARRALWNCIHSVIKEGRSVVLTSHSMEECEALCTRMAIMVNGRFRCLGSVQHLKNRFGDGYTIILRVAGPNPDLLPVMKFIESELSGSTLKEKHRNMLQYQLPSSLTSLAHIFSILAKNKETLRIEDYSVTQTTLDQVFVNFAKDQSDDYHSKDNSVRRKDVVVINLPALSSTSGASHDGGGVSESVM, encoded by the exons ATGATGCCATGTCAGGCTGCAG AGCGAGCGGCAGCTGACGATCATTCCGGCGGAGCAGCGACGGCGGCAGCAGGCATGTCTGTCACTACACAGCTGGGTCTGCTGCTGTGGAAGAACTTCACCTACAGACGACGACAGACg ctccAGCTCCTGGCAGAGATCGTCTGGCCCCTCCTCATCTTCTTCATCCTCATCTCTGTGCGGCTGAACTATCCTCCCTACGAGCAGCATGAGT GTCATTTTCCAAACAAGGCTATGCCATCAGCCGGGACGCTGCCCTGGCTTCAGGGAATCCTCTGCAACGCCAACAACCCCTGCTTCAGACATCCGACTCCGGGCGAGTCTCCAGGCATCGTCGGGAACTTCAACGACTCCAT aatTTCTCGCCTTTTCTCGGATGCCAAGAAGATCCTCCTGTACAGTCAGAATGATAAAAACCTTGAGGGCTTCAAGGAGCTGGCTCGAGCCTTGCAGGTGCTGCAGTCCAGCCGCTCAG GCTTCAAGTTGAAGCATTTCCTGCGAGACAATGAGACTCTGTCAAGTTTTCTGTTGAGGAACGCCTCCTTCCCCGAACACAGCGTCCAGCAGATCACGGAGGCCGGCATCAACCTGGAGAAG GTCCTCCTCGGGGGGTTTGGGGTCCACCTGAGGGACATGTGTCCCAGCAAGGGGGGCAAGCAGAGCCTGGAGGAATTTGTGACGATCTCGGACCTACAGGTGTCAGCGATGGTGCAAGAAAAGATCTGCCAGACTTCGCCCACCTGGCTCAACCACGCCGAGGAGCACTTTCTGGACAACGTGGACTTCCTCAAACCCATCCGG AGGGACGTCAGGGCTGACCCCGAGGCCGTCCAACAGGTCGCCAGGGCAACCGACAACCTGCTGGATAGTCTTGGTTCACTGGCAGTTGAG TTGGCCAGTATGAAGAGCTGGATCGATCTGAGGAACGAGATAGTCTTCCTGACGCAGAACGCCACGTCGTCGCCCAGCACCATGTACCAGGCCGTCTCCCGGATCGTGTGCGGTCACCCCGAAGGCGGCGGTCTGCAGATCAAATCCCTCAACTGGTACGAAGACAGCAACTACAAGGCTCTCTTTGGAAACTACAACAGCAGCGAGGACGAGACGGCGTCGCTCTACGACAACTCCTCCA CTCCGTACTGTAACAGCCTGGTGAAGAACATGGACTCAAACCCCATGTCCAGGATGATCTGGCAAGCCCTGAAGCCCCTGCTGTTAGGGAAGATCCTGTACACCCCCCACACGCCCGCCACGCAGAAGATCATCCACGAG GTGAATCGGACCTTCCAGGAGCTCGGTGTGTTTAGGGAGCTGGGGGGGATGTGGGAGGAGATAAGACCCAAAGTCTGGGACTTCATGGAGAACAGCGAGCAGATGAACGTGATCAGG ACTCTGCTAAAGAACAACATCACCGCCAGAGTCTTTCGCGCTCAGCTTGCTGACACGGATTGGACCGTAGAGGACATCTCCAACTTCCTGTCCAAGCAGGCAGATGACCAGCAGCCACCAGGCAGCACCCTCACCTGGAGGGATGTGTTCAACGAGACCGATCAGGCCATCATGAGCATCTCCCACTTCATGGAG TGTGTGAATCTGGACAAACTGGAGCCGGTCTCCAATGAGGAGAGAATGGTGAACCTGTCCATGAAGCTACTGGAAGACAGGAAGTTCTGGGCAGGGATTGTGTTTCTGGATGTCCCCTCCAACGCCACAGAGCTACCTCCCAAACTCAACTACAAGATCCGCATGGACATCGACAACGTGGAGCGGACCAATAAGATCAAAGACGC ATACTGGGATCCGGGTCCTCGTGCCGACCCGTTTGAGGACATGCGTTACATCTGGGGTGGGTTCTCGTACCTTCAGGACGTTATTGAGCAAGGCATCATCAGAGCGATGACGGGCACCAAGGAGAAGACGGGAGTTTACATCCAGCAGATGCCGTACCCATGTTACGTAGATGACAT TTTCCTGCGGGTGATGAGCCGCTCCATGCCTCTCTTCATGACTCTTGCCTGGATGTACTCAGTGGCCATCATCCTGAAGAGCGTGGTGTATGAGAAGGAGGCCCGACTGAAGGAAACTATGAGGATCATGGGTCTCGATAACGGCATCCTGTGGTTCAGCTGGTTCATCAGCAGCCTGATTCCTCTGCTGATCAGCGCTGGGCTGCTAGTGTTGCTGCTCAAG ATGGGAAACCTCCTGCCCTATAGCGACCCCGGCGTCATCTTCCTCTTCCTGGGGTCCTTCGGCGTGGTGACCATCATGCAGTGCTTCCTGCTCAGCACGGCATTCGCCCGCGCCAACCTCGCCGCCGCCTGCGGAGGAATCATCTACTTCACCCTCTACTTGCCGTACGTGCTCTGCGTCGCCTGGGAGGAGTACATCGGCTTCGGGACGAAAGTCTTCGCT AGCCTTCTGTCCCCTGTGGCATTTGGATTCGGCTGCGAGTACTTCGCCCTGTTCGAGGAGCAGGGAGTCGGTATCCAGTGGAAGAACCTGGTGTCCAGCCCACTGGAGGAGGATGACTTCAGCCTCCGCACCGCCATCATCATCATGTACTTTGACTCCTTCCTGTACGGAGTCCTGACCTGGTACCTCGAAGCCGTGTTTCCAG GTCAGTATGGGATCCCTCGGCCGTGGTACTTCCCCTTCACTAAGTCCTATTGGTTTGGAGAAAAGGACGGAAAGTCCACCAAACTCCCTCTGAATCGGAAAGGAAACCCCGGAG CGGTGTGCATGGAGGAGGAGCCGACTCACCTGGAGCCCGGAGTCTACATTGAGAACCTGGTGAAAGTTTACCGTCATGGTAAGAAGCTGGCGGTGGATGGACTGACGCTCGGCTTCTACGAGGGACAAATCACCTCCTTCCTGGGACACAACGGAGCCGGAAAAACCACCACCAT GTCCATCCTTACTGGCCTCTTCCCACCCACCTCTGGCACTGCCTACATCCTAGGCAGAGACATCCGGACGGAGCTGAGCGCCATTAGGCAAAGTCTGGGAGTCTGTCCACAGCACAACGTCCTCTTCAGCAT GCTTACGGTGGAGGAGCACATCTGGTTCTACGCACGGCTCAAAGGCCTGCCAGAGGAACGCGTGAAAGGTGAGATCGAGCAGATCCTGCAGGACACAGGGCTGCCACACAAACGCAACTGCAGGACCAGCACTCTGTCTGGGGGCATGCAGAGGAAGCTGTCCGTGGCTCTGGCCTTCGTTGGGGGGTCAAAGGTTGTCATCCTGGACGAGCCTACAGCCGGCGTGGACCCTTATGCCCGCAGAGGAATCTGGGACCTGTTGCTGAAGTACCGCCAGG GCCGGACCATCATCCTGTCCACTCACCACATGGATGAGGCGGACATCCTTGGTGACCGCATCGCCATCATCAGCCACGGGAAGCTGTGCTGCGTAGGCTCGTCTCTGTACCTGAAGAACCAGCTGGGGACTGGCTACTACCTGACACTGGTGAAAAAGAACCAAGAGCCATCACTCAGCTCCTGCAGGAACTCGGCCAGTACCGTCTCCTTCACCAAGAAG GAGGAGGAGTGCGGCTCAGTCAGCAGCAGCGACGCAGGACTCGGCAGCGAACATGAAAGTGAGGCCGCTACCATCG AAAATGGCCCAGCGGCGTCCATCTGCAATATCCCCTTTGTACCCCCGGACGTGTCTCTGGTTTCTGCCTTGATTCTGCGTCACGTCCCTGACGCCCGCCTGGTGGAGGACCTGGGACACGAGCTGACCTACGTCCTGCCGTACAGCGCTGCTAAAGACGGAGCTTTTGTGGAGCTCTTCAAAGACCTGGACACAAAGCTTTCCGACCTCGGCATTTCCAGCTATGGAGTGTCTGACACCACACTGGAGGAG ATTTTCCTGAAAGTGGCTGAAGACAACGGAGTCGACACTGAAGTGACCTCAG ATGGGACATTTCCTGTCCAGAGGCGGAGGAGGACTCATGCTTTCGGTGGAGGAGACCCTCAGAGCTGCTTAAGACCGTTAACAGATGATGACAATGATGACTGTAATGATTCTGAAGACCAAg AGTGCAAAGAAACCGACTGGCTGAACTGTACTGATGGCAAAGGCTCATATCAGGTGACAGGCTGGACTTTGAGGAGGCAGCAGTTTGTGGCTCTGATGTGGAAGCGGTTTCTGTATGCCCGGCGCTCCAGGAAGGGCTTCTTCGCTCAG ATCGTCCTCCCGGCCGTGTTCGTCTGCATCGCTCTGGTCTTCAGTCTCATCGTGCCGCCGTTTGGAGTTTATCCCAGTTTGGAGCTGCAGCCGTGGATGTACCAGGAACAAGTGACCTTCATCAG TGATGATGCTCCTGGAGATGCCAACATGCAGAAGCTTTTAGATGCGCTGCTGAATGTTCCAGGATTTGGCACTCGCTGCATGGATGGATACACAATTCC AGAGGCACCCTGTACGATGGGCGATGAGGACTGGTACACTCCTGAAGTTCCTGAAAGCGTCCTGGAGCTCTTTAGCTCCAGAAACTGGACCATGGACGATCCCTCTCCAGCCTGCATGTGCAGCtgtgatggcaagaagaagatGCTGCCAGACTGCCCGGCTGGAGCCGGAGGTCTGCCCCCACCTGAG ATGAACCTGAGCGACACAGACATCCTGCAGAACCTCACTGGGAGAAACATCTCCGACTACCTGGTGAAGACTTACGCTCAGATCATTGGCAAGAG ccTGAAGAACAAAGTCTGGGTGAATGAATTCAG GTACGGAGGCTTCTCATTGGGTGCCAGGAGCACTCAAGTGCTCCCTCCGGCTAACGAGATCGATGACGCCATAGAGAGAGTCCGAAAGATCTTTGAGTTACAGAAG GGAGCCGCTGCAGATCGATTCCTGGACACTCTGTCTGGCTTCATCAACGGTCTCGACACAAAGAACAACGTCAAG ATCTGGTTTAACAACAAAGGCTGGCACAGCATCGGCGCCTTCATCAACGTGATGAACAACGCCATCCTTAGGGCAAACCTGCCTCAGGGAAGAGACGCCAGCAAGTACGGCATCAGCGCCTTCAACCACCCGCTGAACTTGACCAAGGAGCAGCTGTCCCAGGTCGCTCT GGTGACGACCTCCGTGGACGTCCTGGTGTCTATCTGCGTCATCTTCGCCATGTCCTTCGTGCCTGCGAGCTTCGTGGTCTTCCTCATCCAGGAGCGGGTCAGCAAAGCCAAACACATGCATTTCATCAGTGGCGTCCATCCGCTGCTCTACTGGACCGCCAACTTCATATGGGACATG TGTAACTACGTCGTCCCGGCAACACTCGtcatcctcatcttcatctGCTTCCAACAAAAAGCCTACGTGTCATCCACCAATCTGCCGACCCTcgccctgctgctgctgctctacGG ctgGTCAATCACGCCGCTCATGTACCCGGCTTCCTTCTTCTTCAAGATCCCCAGCACGGCGTACGTCGTCCTCACCAGCGTCAACATCCTCATCGGCATCAACGGCAGCATCTCCACCTTCGTCATGGAGCTGTTCGGAAACAAC GAAATCGGAGGAATCAACGACATCCTGAAGAACGTCCTCCTCATCTTCCCTCATTTCTGTCTCGGCCGAGGTCTCATCGACATGGTGAAGAACCAGGCGATGGCCGATGCCCTCGAGAGATTCG GTGAGAACAGGTTCCGCTCTCCTCTGGAGTGGGACATGGTGGGAAAAAACCTGCTTGCCATGGCTGTGGAGGGAGTTGTCTTCTTTTTCATCACTGTCCTCATTCAGTACAGGTTTTGCATCAAACCCAA gccgGTCAGTAAGCTCACCAAACTGGCACCTCTGGGTGAGGAGGATGAGGACGTGGCCCGAGAGAGACAGCGGATTGTCCACGGCCTCGGACAAGGAGACATCCTGGAACTTCGGCAGCTGACGAAG GTGTTTAAGAGGAAGGAGAAGCCGGCGGTGGATCGACTGTGTGTCGGGATTCCTCCCGGAGAG TGTTTCGGCCTCCTCGGTGTGAACGGAGCCGGAAAGACGACCACCTTCAAGATGCTGACGGGAGACACCATAGTGACCAGAGGAGAGGCTTTCCTGGCTGGGAAGAG CATCCTGCGGGAGATCGACGAGGTGCATCGAAACATGGGTTACTGTCCTCAGTTTGACGCCATCAACGAGCTGCTGACAGGAAGAGAGCACCTGGAGCTGTACGCCATCCTCAGAGGGGTGCCTGAGAAGGAAGTGTGTGAc GTAGCAGAGTGGGGTATCAGGAAGCTGAGTCTGGTCAAGTATGCAGATAAAGCAGCTGGAAGCTACAGCGGAGGAAACATGAGGAAGCTGTCCACATCCATGGCTCTGATCGGAGCGCCCCCTGTAGTGTTTCTG GACGAGCCGACCACGGGTATGGACCCCAAGGCCCGCCGAGCCCTCTGGAACTGCATCCACAGCGTCATCAAAGAGGGCCGCTCCGTCGTCCTCACCTCACACAG CATGGAGGAATGTGAGGCTCTGTGCACGAGGATGGCGATCATGGTGAACGGCAGGTTCAGATGTCTCGGCAGCGTCCAGCACCTGAAGAACAG GTTTGGCGACGGGTACACCATCATCCTGCGGGTGGCGGGGCCGAACCCCGACCTGCTGCCCGTCATGAAGTTCATTGAAAGCGAGCTGAGCGGCAGCACGCTGAAGGAGAAGCACCGGAACATGCTGCAGTACCAGCTTCCGTCCTCGCTCACCTCGCTCGCTCACATCTTCTCCATCTTAGCCAAAAATAAAGAGACGCTGAGGATCGAGGACTACTCCGTCACTCAGACCACGCTGGACCAG GTGTTTGTAAACTTCGCGAAGGACCAGAGTGACGACTATCACTCCAAAGACAACTCTGTGAGGCGGAAGGACGTCGTCGTCATCAACCTCCCGGCACTGAGCTCGACCAGCGGAGCCTCGCATGACGGTGGCGGGGTGTCGGAGAGCGTCATGTGA